In Sorghum bicolor cultivar BTx623 chromosome 8, Sorghum_bicolor_NCBIv3, whole genome shotgun sequence, one genomic interval encodes:
- the LOC110429742 gene encoding uncharacterized protein LOC110429742, producing the protein MTDSASSSTTSSSSSSSMNTLSAPAVFVAPYATINVKNHIPVTLELMKPNFNQWEPFFTSLYGKFGLLPHVDDTEAARPVDPAWAIADACVRSWLLGSVGPDVIGLAVAPNQTARELWVAIRRLFEANKTPRAIFLGHKFHSMTQGDSSINDYAQRMKATADALRDVGRTITDSELVLNFLRGLNPRFASTADNIADSHPLPDFATTREKLVLKELRLSNEGTVAAQTAFHAACGTGCRTSTTGGGPIAGRQGGYGSSSSNGGGQGSDNGRWKKKGKGSGGSSSGGGHRSPAPAAPWYYYPPWTAGVHQQPWRPQPPATNQAWRGPGVLGTFPQAQAHTAFAPA; encoded by the coding sequence ATGACCGATTCTGCCTCCAGCTCCACCACGTCCTCCAGCTCCTCGAGCAGCATGAACACCCTCTCTGCTCCTGCTGTGTTCGTCGCCCCCTATGCGACGATCAATGTCAAAAACCACATCCCGGTGACCCTTGAACTGATGAAGCCCAACTTTAATCAGTGGGAACCGTTCTTCACCTCTCTCTACGGGAAATTCGGTCTCCTTCCACACGTCGACGACACGGAGGCGGCCAGACCTGTCGATCCTGCTTGGGCCATTGCTGACGCCTGCGTCCGCAGCTGGCTGCTCGGTTCTGTCGGGCCAGACGTCATCGGCCTAGCTGTGGCGCCGAACCAGACTGCGCGCGAGCTCTGGGTCGCCATCAGGCGCCTCTTCGAGGCCAACAAGACTCCGCGTGCCATCTTCTTGGGTCACAAGTTTCACTCCATGACGCAGGGCGATTCCTCCATCAACGACTATGCGCAGCGGATGAAGGCCACCGCCGACGCGCTCCGCGATGTCGGACGCACCATCACCGACTCAGAGCTCGTCCTCAACTTCCTCCGCGGCCTCAACCCCCGCTTTGCCAGCACCGCCGACAACATCGCCGACTCGCACCCGCTGCCGGACTTCGCCACCACTCGCGAGAAGCTCGTGCTGAAGGAGCTCCGCCTCTCCAACGAGGGCACCGTTGCGGCCCAGACAGCATTTCACGCTGCGTGTGGTACCGGTTGCCGCACCAGCACCACCGGTGGTGGCCCCATCGCCGGTCGACAGGGCGGCTACGGTAGCAGTTCCAGCAACGGCGGCGGTCAGGGCAGCGACAATGGTCGCTGGAAGAAGAAGGGCAAGGGCAGCGGCGGCTCCAGCAGCGGTGGCGGTCACAGGTCGCCTGCACCGGCGGCCCCTTGGTACTACTACCCTCCCTGGACCGCCGGGGTGCACCAGCAGCCCTGGCGCCCGCAGCCGCCGGCGACAAACCAGGCCTGGCGCGGCCCTGGGGTCCTCGGCACCTTCCCTCAGGCCCAGGCGCACACTGCGTTCGCCCCTGCCTAG
- the LOC8067171 gene encoding RING-H2 finger protein ATL34: MDDGEAVRRGNGAWEIVLQVRPDPTTAWSDRYVKLFLLWSAAIAVSVAIYVFTGYVWGSVATAAFLVAGCWITCCCYLKAAPPEPPLLPVDAAIVGPLRVAVPAVNCGGSSASGLSQAEVEGAIPVFEYCRKAAAEQCAVCINVVRDGEAVRRLPACAHTFHAPCIDGWLRAHATCPMCRADVKVAAVGVGLPAESSPAA, from the coding sequence ATGGACGACGGCGAAGCAGTTCGCCGCGGGAACGGCGCGTGGGAGATCGTCCTGCAGGTCCGGCCAGACCCAACCACGGCGTGGTCCGACCGCTACGTGAAGCTTTTCCTGCTGTGGTCGGCGGCCATCGCGGTGTCCGTGGCGATCTACGTCTTCACCGGCTACGTCTGGGGCTCCGTCGCCACGGCCGCGTTCCTGGTGGCCGGGTGCTGGATCACGTGCTGCTGCTACCTCAAGGCTGCGCCGCCGGAGCCGCCGCTGCTCCCGGTGGATGCCGCCATCGTTGGCCCGCTGCGGGTCGCCGTGCCGGCGGTCAACTGCGGCGGCAGCAGCGCTAGCGGCCTCAGCCAGGCGGAGGTAGAGGGCGCCATCCCGGTGTTCGAGTACTGCCGGAAGGCTGCGGCGGAGCAGTGCGCAGTGTGCATCAACGTCGTGCGAGACGGGGAGGCGGTGAGGCGGCTGCCGGCGTGCGCGCACACGTTCCATGCGCCGTGCATCGACGGGTGGCTGCGCGCGCACGCCACCTGCCCGATGTGCCGTGCCGACGTCAAGGTTGCTGCTGTGGGTGTGGGGCTGCCGGCAGAGTCGTCGCCGGCAGCGTAG
- the LOC8074847 gene encoding uncharacterized protein LOC8074847 codes for MERQARFVVLLVFVFFAAGAVLASSSGAAAAAADLSAGAHRAAMPSSSLHALRRVEDDASSLVEEEEAAYPRRRALYGGGSIGYAALAASKAACYGPCPARGQAYSRGCLAIYQCRG; via the coding sequence ATGGAGCGGCAAGCTCGATTCGTCGTCCTGCTCGTCTTCGTCTTCTTTGCCGCCGGGGCGGTCCTCGCCAGCAgctccggcgccgccgccgcggccgccgacTTGTCAGCTGGTGCTCATCGGGCCGCCATGCCGTCGTCGTCCCTGCACGCGCTGCGGCGCGTGGAGGACGACGCGAGCAGCTTggtggaggaagaggaggcagCGTACCCGCGGAGGAGGGCGCTCTACGGTGGCGGGTCCATCGGCTACGCGGCGCTCGCCGCGAGCAAGGCCGCCTGCTACGGGCCGTGCCCCGCTCGTGGGCAGGCCTATAGCCGCGGCTGCCTGGCCATCTACCAGTGCCGAGGTTAG
- the LOC8074848 gene encoding pollen allergen Lol p 2-A, giving the protein MASSSSFCFLLAAVALTALFAIGSCGTTLTIEVGKDSTSTKLSLITNVAISEVSVKPKGATDFTDDLKESEPKTFTLDSKEPIEGPIAFRFLAKGGGYRVVDNAIPADFKAGSVYKTTEQV; this is encoded by the coding sequence ATGGCCTCCTCATCCTCCTTCTGCTTCCTACTCGCGGCGGTGGCATTGACGGCGCTGTTTGCCATTGGCTCATGCGGCACTACGCTCACCATCGAGGTCGGTAAGGACTCCACCTCCACCAAACTATCCCTCATCACCAACGTCGCCATCTCCGAGGTGTCGGTCAAGCCCAAGGGAGCCACGGATTTCACGGACGACCTCAAGGAGTCAGAACCCAAGACTTTTACCCTTGACAGCAAGGAGCCGATCGAGGGACCTATCGCCTTCCGCTTTCTTGCAAAGGGTGGTGGCTACCGTGTTGTCGATAATGCGATCCCTGCCGACTTCAAGGCCGGCTCAGTTTACAAGACCACCGAACAAGTCTAA
- the LOC8067172 gene encoding pollen allergen Phl p 2: MASSSSFCFLLAVVALAALFAIGSCGTTLTIEVGKDSTSTKLSLITNVAISEVSVKPKGATDFTDDLKESEPKTFTLDSKEPIEGPIAFRFLAKGGGYRVVDNAIPADFKAGSVYKTTEQV; encoded by the coding sequence ATGGCCTCCTCATCGTCCTTCTGCTTCCTACTCGCGGTGGTGGCATTGGCGGCATTGTTTGCCATCGGCTCGTGCGGCACTACGCTCACCATCGAGGTCGGTAAGGACTCCACCTCCACCAAATTATCCCTTATCACCAACGTCGCCATCTCCGAGGTGTCGGTCAAGCCCAAGGGAGCCACGGATTTCACGGACGACCTCAAGGAGTCAGAGCCTAAGACTTTTACGCTCGACAGCAAGGAGCCGATTGAGGGACCTATCGCCTTCCGCTTCCTTGCGAAGGGTGGTGGCTACCGTGTTGTCGATAATGCGATCCCTGCTGACTTCAAGGCCGGCTCGGTTTACAAGACCACCGAACAAGTCTAA